In a genomic window of Wyeomyia smithii strain HCP4-BCI-WySm-NY-G18 chromosome 1, ASM2978416v1, whole genome shotgun sequence:
- the LOC129716918 gene encoding putative aldehyde dehydrogenase family 7 member A1 homolog, giving the protein MLFVALRSHNRAVGNVISKSFRKPVRMTSTFLVENSKYSFLKDLGLSKMNNSVYNGEWTGNGDTVQSIDPASGETIAEVKTGSLEELENCLHVGTTAYKYWKTLPAPYRGEIVRQIGEELRKFKVPLGKLVSLEMGKILAEGEGEVQEFVDICDYAVGLSRMFAGKILPSERSKHTIIEKWNPLGIVGVISAFNFPCAVFGWNAAIALTVGNCVIWKGAPSTPLTSIAITKIMDNVLKKNNLPAVVTLCQGGTNIGKKIVTDDRVKLVSFTGSTAVGREVGVEVQKRFGKVLLELGGNNALIINDDAPADIALDAAFFGCIGTAGQRCTSTRRLIIHGKLYDVFVDKLVKRYENLLKRLGHPLEDSTLYGPLHNQQAVENFKATVQDSISLGGKVAFGGKVVERPGFFVQPTIITNLPHNSPVVQRETFAPIVFIFKAKNLTEAIEWNNEVNHGLSSSLFTSSIGSAFQVNEKVCLFIS; this is encoded by the coding sequence ATGTTGTTTGTAGCATTACGATCTCACAATCGAGCAGTAGGAAATGTTATTTCTAAGAGTTTTAGAAAGCCAGTGAGAATGACATCCACATTTTTAGTTGAAAATAGTAAATACTCTTTTCTCAAGGATCTTGGTTTGAGTAAAATGAACAACTCTGTGTATAATGGTGAATGGACGGGAAATGGTGATACAGTGCAGTCTATTGATCCTGCGAGTGGTGAAACAATTGCCGAAGTTAAAACTGGATCTTTAGAGGAATTAGAGAATTGCCTTCATGTTGGAACAACCGCATACAAATACTGGAAAACACTACCTGCACCATACCGCGGTGAAATTGTCCGCCAAATTGGTGAAGAGCTTCGGAAATTCAAAGTACCACTTGGTAAACTTGTTTCCCTAGAAATGGGAAAAATTTTGGCTGAAGGAGAAGGTGAAGTACAAGAATTCGTAGATATATGCGACTATGCTGTTGGTTTATCTAGGATGTTTGCTGGCAAAATACTACCTTCAGAGAGATCAAAACATACGATTATTGAAAAATGGAACCCTTTAGGAATAGTCGGAGTGATTTCAGCTTTTAATTTTCCATGTGCTGTGTTCGGTTGGAACGCAGCAATTGCACTAACGGTTGGTAATTGTGTTATTTGGAAAGGCGCACCTAGTACACCTTTAACTTCGATTGCTATAACTAAAATTATGGACaatgttcttaaaaaaaataatcttccTGCAGTCGTCACATTATGCCAAGGCGGAACGAACATAGGCAAAAAAATAGTAACAGACGATCGTGTGAAGCTAGTTTCATTTACTGGTAGCACTGCAGTAGGACGTGAAGTTGGAGTTGAAGTACAAAAACGTTTTGGAAAGGTTTTATTGGAACTTGGTGGTAACAATGCTCTTATTATCAACGATGATGCTCCTGCTGATATAGCACTAGATGCAGCATTTTTTGGATGCATTGGAACGGCAGGTCAAAGGTGTACTAGCACACGTAGGTTAATAATACATGGAAAATTGTATGATGTTTTTGTTGACAAATTGGTGAAACGGTATGAAAACCTCTTGAAGAGACTCGGCCATCCATTGGAAGACTCTACGCTCTATGGACCACTTCATAACCAACAAGCGGTGGAAAATTTCAAAGCAACTGTTCAAGATAGTATTAGTTTAGGAGGAAAAGTAGCATTTGGTGGAAAAGTTGTTGAAAGACCAGGATTTTTCGTACAGCCAACTATTATTACTAATCTTCCTCACAACTCGCCTGTAGTGCAAAGGGAAACTTTCGCACCAATTGTATTTATCTTCAAGGCGAAGAACCTAACCGAAGCAATTGAATGGAATAATGAAGTAAATCATGGATTATCTTCTTCACTGTTTACATCTAGTATTGGATCAGCTTTTCAGGTAAATGAAAAAGTATGCCTTTTTATTTCGTGA